From the genome of Streptacidiphilus rugosus AM-16, one region includes:
- a CDS encoding pseudouridine synthase translates to MRRKRPAPPSPLPQRQGIDPVRLRLPLDGHWSGVRAYLADRLPTVPAAQLDAMLAGGEIHDEHGPVPPDAPYRPGGHLWFHRELPPEVHVPFPVEVLYRDERLVVVDKPHFLATTPRGRHVTETALARLRHDLELPQLSPAHRLDRLTAGLALFVVQPAHRGPYQTLFRDRRVHKEYRAVARYRPALELPTTVRSHIVKERGIIAAHEVPDAEPNAESRIELLEHRGGLGHYRLLPATGRTHQLRLHMSGLGIPILGDPVYPVVRDEPAPDDFTDPLQLLASVLEFTDPLTGAPMRFRSRRRLSAWTDQPPGV, encoded by the coding sequence ATGCGACGCAAACGCCCTGCGCCGCCCTCGCCGCTGCCGCAGCGCCAGGGCATCGACCCGGTCCGGCTGCGACTCCCCCTCGACGGCCACTGGTCCGGCGTGCGCGCCTACCTCGCCGACCGCCTCCCCACCGTCCCCGCCGCGCAGCTCGACGCCATGCTCGCCGGCGGCGAGATCCACGACGAGCACGGTCCCGTGCCGCCCGACGCGCCCTATCGGCCCGGCGGCCACCTCTGGTTCCACAGGGAACTGCCGCCCGAGGTGCACGTCCCCTTCCCCGTCGAGGTGCTGTACCGCGACGAGCGGCTGGTCGTCGTCGACAAGCCGCACTTCCTGGCCACCACGCCGCGCGGCCGCCACGTCACCGAGACCGCCCTGGCGCGGCTGCGCCACGACCTGGAGCTGCCGCAGCTGAGCCCGGCGCACCGGCTGGACCGGCTGACCGCCGGCCTCGCGCTCTTCGTGGTCCAGCCCGCCCACCGGGGCCCGTACCAGACGCTCTTCCGCGACCGGCGGGTCCACAAGGAGTACCGGGCCGTCGCCCGGTACCGGCCCGCACTCGAGCTTCCCACGACGGTTCGCAGTCATATCGTCAAGGAACGCGGCATCATCGCCGCACACGAAGTACCGGACGCGGAGCCGAATGCCGAGAGCCGCATCGAACTGCTGGAGCACCGCGGCGGCCTGGGTCACTACCGGCTGTTGCCGGCCACCGGGCGCACCCACCAGCTGCGCCTGCACATGAGCGGCCTCGGCATCCCGATCCTGGGCGACCCGGTCTACCCCGTCGTCCGGGACGAGCCCGCTCCGGACGACTTCACCGACCCGCTGCAACTGCTGGCCTCTGTTCTGGAGTTCACCGATCCGCTGACCGGCGCGCCGATGCGCTTCCGCAGCCGTCGGCGACTCTCCGCCTGGACGGACCAGCCACCCGGAGTCTGA
- a CDS encoding MarR family winged helix-turn-helix transcriptional regulator produces the protein MTADLELHTEGEPLFEALQVWHGFLLRKAGQRFGELADQALQPLSLTLRQFGVLNVVVAEPGLNQRSVGSKLRIDRTTIVGLIDDLERNGLVERRRGTDRRTFALHVTERGAKTLDRASDEITRVHERFLGALSPGERGMLRELLSRLVGSESPAAG, from the coding sequence GTGACGGCAGACCTGGAGCTCCACACCGAAGGCGAGCCTCTCTTCGAGGCGCTGCAGGTCTGGCACGGGTTCCTGCTGCGGAAGGCGGGCCAGCGCTTCGGCGAGCTGGCCGACCAGGCGCTCCAGCCGCTCTCCCTCACGCTCCGTCAGTTCGGGGTGCTGAACGTCGTGGTGGCGGAGCCGGGCCTGAACCAGAGGTCGGTCGGCAGCAAGCTCCGCATCGACCGCACCACCATCGTGGGGCTGATCGACGATCTGGAGCGCAACGGGCTGGTCGAACGCCGGCGCGGCACCGACCGCCGGACCTTCGCCCTGCACGTGACCGAGCGCGGCGCGAAGACGCTGGACCGGGCGAGCGACGAGATCACCCGTGTGCACGAGCGGTTCCTCGGGGCGCTGTCACCGGGGGAGCGCGGCATGCTGCGCGAGTTGCTCAGCCGGCTGGTGGGCTCCGAGAGCCCGGCCGCCGGGTAG
- a CDS encoding SDR family NAD(P)-dependent oxidoreductase, which yields MTRTVLVTGGGTGIGKAVAAAFVSEGDQVIITGRRSEVLHSAAEELGGAVTPLVCDATDPEQLAALRTRLPGSLDVLVNNAGGNREFDGAPVGDLPGLADTWRANLEANLIGAVLTTAALDKLLVRGSAVVSIGSFAADRGAGSYGAAKAAMNAWNIFLARQLGPRGVSCNVVAPGYVEETEFFRDRRTDQFHQERLAETMVGRAGRPEDIAEVVRFIASPGARHITGQVLRVDGGVIPTR from the coding sequence ATGACGCGGACAGTCCTGGTGACCGGAGGCGGCACCGGAATCGGCAAGGCCGTGGCGGCCGCCTTCGTGAGCGAAGGCGACCAGGTGATCATCACCGGTCGGCGGTCGGAGGTGCTGCACAGTGCGGCCGAGGAGCTCGGCGGCGCGGTGACACCCCTGGTCTGCGACGCCACCGACCCCGAGCAGTTGGCGGCGCTGCGGACGCGGCTGCCGGGCAGCCTCGACGTGCTGGTCAACAACGCGGGCGGGAACCGCGAGTTCGACGGAGCGCCCGTGGGCGACCTGCCCGGCCTGGCCGACACCTGGCGGGCCAATCTGGAGGCGAACCTGATCGGCGCCGTGCTCACCACCGCGGCCCTGGACAAGCTGCTCGTCCGCGGCTCGGCGGTCGTGAGCATCGGCTCCTTCGCCGCCGACCGGGGGGCGGGCTCCTACGGGGCCGCCAAGGCCGCGATGAACGCCTGGAACATCTTCCTGGCACGGCAGCTGGGGCCGAGGGGGGTGAGCTGCAACGTGGTGGCGCCCGGGTACGTCGAGGAGACGGAGTTCTTCCGCGACCGCCGTACCGACCAGTTCCACCAGGAGCGCCTGGCGGAGACCATGGTCGGCCGGGCCGGCCGGCCGGAGGACATCGCGGAGGTCGTGCGCTTCATCGCCTCGCCGGGAGCCCGGCACATCACCGGGCAGGTGCTCCGGGTGGACGGGGGAGTGATCCCCACCCGCTGA
- a CDS encoding MFS transporter, with product MKQKLREPRSLQVLYAGSFLGNFDRIVITPLLLPAAKGLHVSVPSVTGALTAYLLLFGLMQPVHGLISDAVGRVKVMCGALLGMCLADLLSAFAPDLWVLVLGRAIAGASAAALLPVAVAYVGDRVPFERRQRTVATVLAAGAVGTAGATVIAGVFTHLWSWRAAILLVAICAPVLALWVARLPEAAVPKASGVGVVGRFAEVFRIRWFRFLVVFGLIEGAAMLGFFNFFNAALQAKGHSVLIAGFVTGSYGLAAVAGGMVVRALGQRVSAATLFAVGGVLLLAGYLACAYTQTLTTVLVASVLSGLAFALVQSIVQTWATEVAEPRARGIATSLVACAVFTGAALATELVKNYANKPHFGLLFAVAAVVTVPVAVIGPVARARFAAAFQQQAASAPASAPVGAAQAAPQTIAN from the coding sequence ATGAAGCAGAAACTGCGCGAGCCCAGGAGCCTTCAGGTGCTCTACGCGGGTTCGTTCCTCGGCAACTTCGACCGGATCGTCATCACTCCGCTGCTGCTGCCGGCGGCGAAGGGCCTGCACGTCAGCGTTCCTTCGGTGACCGGTGCGCTCACCGCCTACCTGTTGCTGTTCGGGCTGATGCAGCCGGTCCACGGACTGATCTCGGACGCCGTCGGCCGGGTCAAGGTCATGTGCGGCGCGCTGCTGGGCATGTGCCTCGCGGATCTGCTCTCCGCCTTCGCCCCCGATCTCTGGGTGCTGGTCCTGGGCCGGGCGATCGCCGGGGCCTCGGCCGCGGCGCTGCTGCCGGTGGCGGTGGCGTACGTGGGCGACCGGGTGCCCTTCGAGCGGCGGCAGCGGACCGTCGCGACGGTCCTCGCGGCAGGTGCGGTGGGTACGGCGGGCGCCACGGTGATCGCCGGGGTCTTCACCCACCTGTGGAGCTGGCGTGCCGCGATCCTGCTGGTCGCGATCTGCGCACCGGTGCTCGCCCTGTGGGTGGCCCGGCTGCCCGAGGCCGCCGTGCCGAAGGCGAGCGGGGTGGGCGTCGTCGGCCGTTTCGCCGAGGTCTTCCGCATCCGCTGGTTCCGGTTCCTGGTGGTCTTCGGGCTGATCGAGGGCGCGGCGATGCTGGGATTTTTCAACTTCTTCAACGCGGCCCTGCAGGCCAAGGGGCACAGCGTGCTGATCGCCGGGTTCGTCACCGGCAGCTACGGACTCGCCGCGGTGGCGGGCGGCATGGTGGTGCGGGCCCTCGGCCAACGGGTCTCTGCGGCCACGCTGTTCGCCGTCGGCGGGGTGCTGCTGCTCGCGGGCTACCTGGCCTGCGCCTACACCCAGACGCTGACGACCGTCCTGGTGGCCAGCGTGCTGTCCGGCCTGGCCTTCGCCCTGGTGCAGTCGATCGTGCAGACCTGGGCCACGGAGGTGGCCGAGCCCCGCGCCCGCGGCATCGCCACCTCGCTGGTGGCCTGCGCGGTGTTCACCGGTGCGGCCCTCGCCACCGAGCTGGTCAAGAACTACGCCAACAAGCCGCACTTCGGGCTGCTCTTCGCCGTCGCCGCCGTCGTCACGGTCCCCGTGGCCGTCATCGGGCCGGTGGCGCGGGCGCGCTTCGCGGCCGCGTTCCAGCAGCAGGCGGCGTCCGCGCCGGCGTCGGCCCCGGTCGGCGCCGCGCAGGCCGCCCCGCAGACCATCGCCAACTAG
- a CDS encoding aldehyde dehydrogenase family protein: protein MSGRTALYEIPLIRAGEPARSAERTELCGVDGTPLATVHLAPPLLARLTVASARAGEESTPDPSLLRQAGKLFATATLNGLSPQEYCDLQSRVTGVPVTVARHSLEDVAQTFANVGARLAAERPPGTEDEFGPGVISAVWARRGDVLAVIAPSNNPGTHTQWLTALGCGYRLVVRPGARDPFTPARMIAALLEAGVAPHYLSLLPGSHATGDALVEAADLSLVFGGDAAARRYGQDRRVILRGPGRSKILHSGAITDRVLDVICDSAGFDAGMRCTNLTAVFTDGDPAALAEAVAERLARLVAAPPQSPEAQLPVLPLAEAQRLRTYLDGQLAGAVDVAAAHYPDGSVADLGDGSAALRPAVLLCDRVDHPGSRIELSFPCVWILPWQRSDGFGPLRDTLALTILGDDRTLAQEALRERTVRKVLFGAFPTYSAGTTSPHDGYLSHDLMEARGYGTAG, encoded by the coding sequence ATGTCCGGGCGGACCGCGCTGTACGAGATCCCGCTGATCCGCGCGGGGGAGCCCGCGCGCTCGGCCGAGCGGACCGAGCTGTGCGGGGTGGACGGCACCCCGCTGGCCACCGTCCACCTCGCCCCGCCGCTGCTGGCACGGCTGACCGTGGCGAGCGCCCGTGCGGGGGAGGAGAGCACTCCCGATCCGTCCCTGTTACGGCAGGCAGGAAAGCTCTTCGCGACCGCGACCCTGAACGGCCTGTCCCCGCAGGAGTACTGCGATCTGCAGTCCCGCGTCACGGGCGTGCCGGTCACCGTGGCGCGGCACTCGCTGGAGGACGTGGCGCAGACCTTCGCCAACGTGGGCGCGCGGCTCGCCGCCGAACGGCCGCCCGGCACCGAGGACGAGTTCGGTCCCGGGGTGATCTCGGCGGTGTGGGCACGGCGTGGCGACGTGCTGGCGGTGATCGCGCCCAGCAACAACCCCGGCACGCACACCCAGTGGCTCACGGCGCTGGGCTGCGGCTACCGCCTGGTGGTCCGGCCGGGAGCGCGGGATCCCTTCACGCCCGCACGGATGATCGCGGCGCTGCTGGAGGCCGGGGTGGCCCCGCACTACCTGTCGCTGCTGCCCGGCAGCCACGCCACCGGCGACGCGCTGGTCGAGGCAGCCGATCTCAGTCTGGTCTTCGGCGGCGACGCGGCCGCCCGGCGTTACGGGCAGGACCGGCGGGTCATCCTCCGCGGTCCCGGGCGCTCGAAGATCCTGCACAGCGGCGCGATCACCGATCGGGTGCTCGACGTCATCTGTGACTCCGCCGGATTCGACGCCGGCATGCGGTGCACCAACCTCACCGCCGTGTTCACCGACGGCGACCCGGCCGCGCTCGCCGAGGCCGTCGCCGAGCGGCTGGCCCGGCTGGTGGCGGCGCCCCCGCAGTCGCCGGAGGCGCAGCTGCCGGTGCTGCCGCTGGCGGAGGCGCAGCGGCTGCGCACCTACCTGGACGGGCAGCTGGCGGGCGCGGTGGACGTGGCCGCGGCGCACTATCCGGACGGCTCGGTGGCCGATCTGGGCGACGGCTCGGCGGCCCTGCGGCCCGCGGTGCTGCTGTGCGACCGGGTGGACCACCCGGGGTCCAGGATCGAGTTGTCCTTCCCCTGTGTCTGGATCCTGCCGTGGCAGCGCTCGGACGGCTTCGGTCCGCTGCGGGACACGCTCGCGCTCACGATCCTGGGCGACGACCGGACGCTCGCCCAGGAGGCGCTGCGGGAGCGGACCGTCCGCAAGGTGCTGTTCGGGGCCTTCCCCACCTATTCCGCGGGTACCACCAGCCCCCATGACGGCTACCTGAGCCATGACCTGATGGAGGCTCGGGGCTACGGAACGGCCGGCTGA
- a CDS encoding phenazine biosynthesis protein, translated as MGQPKMADDFSSVFEPPLDQTPDVDELVRAAMEWHFSPLTGSPYWVERAKTLGFDPRKDVQSQADLQLFAGVPVDWSSIPADQLIPRGNAGRSVRHGVYESGGATGAPKRIIDATSRRRNVEWQSRMLDEQGFPAQGGGWLHIGPTGPHIMAKNITSLGEIRGHLSYFVDLDPRWVRRCLAEGRKDEFRRYIDHILDQVKDVLASQDIRLMSSTPRILETIAGRDDVYRLVREKVQGMIWGGTSMDAETLRLFEEEVFPQARLAGAYGNTMMGVAPQRTRRAGDAAPCVFRPYYPYTIVDLVDPDEPSRRVADGEQGRVVVTALTRDHFNPPTLERDLAVRQPSADGFPGIELSDVRPYESASTTVVEGVY; from the coding sequence ATGGGACAGCCCAAGATGGCCGACGACTTCAGTTCCGTTTTCGAGCCCCCGCTCGACCAGACCCCCGATGTCGACGAACTCGTCAGGGCGGCCATGGAATGGCACTTCTCGCCGCTGACCGGCAGTCCGTACTGGGTGGAACGGGCCAAGACCCTGGGCTTCGACCCGCGCAAGGACGTGCAGTCCCAGGCGGACCTGCAGCTGTTCGCGGGGGTCCCGGTCGACTGGAGCAGCATCCCCGCCGACCAGCTGATCCCGCGGGGCAACGCCGGACGGTCGGTCCGGCACGGCGTCTACGAGTCGGGCGGCGCCACCGGCGCACCCAAGCGGATCATCGACGCGACCTCGCGGCGGCGCAACGTCGAGTGGCAGAGCCGGATGCTGGACGAGCAGGGATTCCCCGCCCAGGGCGGGGGCTGGCTGCACATCGGGCCCACCGGGCCGCACATCATGGCCAAGAACATCACCTCGCTGGGCGAGATCCGCGGACATCTCAGCTACTTCGTCGACCTGGACCCCCGCTGGGTCAGGCGCTGCCTCGCCGAGGGCAGGAAGGACGAGTTCCGCCGCTACATCGACCACATCCTCGACCAGGTGAAGGACGTGCTGGCCAGCCAGGACATCCGGCTCATGTCCAGCACGCCCAGGATCCTGGAGACGATCGCCGGCCGCGACGACGTCTACCGGCTGGTGCGGGAGAAGGTGCAGGGCATGATCTGGGGCGGCACCAGCATGGACGCCGAGACCCTGCGGCTGTTCGAGGAGGAGGTGTTCCCGCAGGCGCGCCTGGCCGGGGCCTACGGCAACACCATGATGGGCGTCGCGCCCCAGCGCACCCGCCGCGCGGGCGACGCCGCGCCCTGTGTGTTCCGTCCGTACTACCCCTACACGATCGTCGACCTGGTCGACCCCGACGAGCCCAGCCGGCGGGTGGCCGACGGCGAGCAGGGCCGGGTCGTGGTGACCGCGCTGACGCGGGACCACTTCAACCCGCCCACCCTCGAGCGGGACCTGGCGGTCCGCCAGCCCTCCGCCGACGGGTTCCCCGGGATCGAGCTGTCCGACGTCCGTCCGTACGAGTCGGCGAGCACCACCGTCGTCGAGGGGGTGTACTGA
- a CDS encoding GMC family oxidoreductase N-terminal domain-containing protein: MTGGGAEGGFDYDVIVVGSGFGGSVSALRLTEKGYRVCVLEAGRRFSEDTLPRNSWDLRNYLWAPALGLYGIQRIHLLGKVMVLAGAGVGGGSLNYANTLYVPPAAFFHDRQWAGITDWQQELAPCYDQARRMLGVRTNPTVTEADIYLRTAGERMGVGSSFTLTPVGVFFGDGKDADGRCTAAPGAVAPDPYFGGVGPERRACVECGECMTGCRHGAKNTLTQNYLHLAERSGAEVRELTSVVELRERPEGGFAVTAVPTRRRRRGPRLTLTARRVVLAAGTYGTQTLLHRTRAAGGLPALSPRLGELTRTNSEALVGALTFPGRYRRVHGKGATLDLTRGVAITSSIHPDESTHIENVRYGRGSNAMALMSVPQYPVGGRVPKPLAAAWAFLRHPVMVARTLTTYRWSERTVIGLVMQTHDNSLTTRLRRHRPGRGLLTAEQGHGAPNPVHIPEGAEAARHLAEQLNGFAGTNLGELMGMPLTAHFLGGCPIGADSGHGVIDPYHRLYGHPGVSVVDGSAVSANLGVNPSLTITAQAERAMSFWPNLGDPDPRPAQGKPYVRLEPVAPRGPAVPAGAYGELRLG, encoded by the coding sequence CTGACCGGAGGCGGGGCGGAGGGCGGGTTCGACTACGACGTCATCGTCGTCGGCTCCGGCTTCGGCGGCTCCGTCTCGGCGCTGCGCCTGACCGAGAAGGGCTACCGGGTCTGCGTGCTGGAGGCCGGCCGCCGGTTCAGTGAGGACACGCTGCCGCGCAACTCCTGGGACCTGCGCAACTATCTCTGGGCTCCGGCGCTCGGGCTGTACGGGATCCAGCGGATCCATCTGCTCGGCAAGGTCATGGTGCTGGCCGGAGCGGGCGTCGGCGGCGGCTCGCTGAACTACGCCAACACCCTCTACGTCCCGCCCGCCGCCTTCTTCCATGACCGCCAGTGGGCCGGCATCACCGACTGGCAGCAGGAGTTGGCCCCCTGCTACGACCAGGCGCGGCGGATGCTGGGCGTGCGGACCAATCCGACGGTCACCGAGGCGGACATCTACCTGCGCACCGCCGGTGAGCGGATGGGCGTGGGGTCGAGCTTCACACTCACCCCCGTGGGCGTCTTCTTCGGTGACGGCAAGGACGCCGACGGCCGCTGCACGGCGGCTCCCGGGGCCGTCGCGCCCGACCCGTACTTCGGCGGCGTGGGCCCCGAACGGCGTGCCTGCGTCGAGTGCGGCGAGTGCATGACGGGGTGCCGCCACGGCGCGAAGAACACCCTCACCCAGAACTACCTGCACCTGGCCGAGCGGTCCGGTGCGGAGGTCAGGGAGCTGACCTCCGTCGTCGAACTGCGCGAGCGGCCCGAGGGCGGCTTCGCCGTGACCGCCGTGCCGACCAGGCGTCGCCGCAGAGGACCGCGGCTGACGCTGACCGCTCGCCGGGTCGTGCTCGCGGCGGGGACCTACGGGACGCAGACGCTGCTGCACCGGACCAGGGCGGCGGGCGGGCTGCCGGCGCTCTCGCCCCGGCTCGGCGAGCTGACCCGGACCAACTCCGAGGCGCTGGTGGGCGCGCTCACCTTCCCCGGCCGCTACCGCAGGGTCCACGGGAAGGGCGCGACGCTCGATCTCACCCGCGGGGTCGCGATCACCTCCTCGATCCATCCCGACGAGAGCACCCACATCGAGAACGTCCGCTACGGCAGGGGCTCCAACGCGATGGCGCTGATGTCCGTGCCGCAGTACCCCGTCGGCGGACGGGTGCCGAAGCCGCTGGCCGCGGCCTGGGCCTTCCTGCGGCATCCGGTGATGGTGGCCCGGACCCTGACCACGTACCGCTGGTCGGAGCGGACCGTCATCGGCCTGGTCATGCAGACGCACGACAACTCGCTGACCACCCGGCTGCGGCGCCACCGCCCGGGACGGGGGCTGCTCACCGCCGAGCAGGGGCACGGCGCGCCCAATCCGGTGCACATCCCGGAGGGCGCGGAGGCGGCACGGCATCTCGCGGAGCAACTGAACGGCTTCGCGGGCACCAATCTGGGGGAGCTGATGGGGATGCCGCTGACCGCGCACTTCCTCGGCGGCTGCCCGATCGGCGCCGATTCCGGGCACGGGGTGATCGACCCGTACCACCGGCTGTACGGCCATCCGGGGGTCTCGGTGGTGGACGGCTCGGCGGTCTCCGCCAACCTGGGGGTGAACCCCTCCCTGACGATCACGGCGCAGGCGGAACGGGCGATGTCGTTCTGGCCCAACCTCGGCGATCCCGACCCTCGCCCGGCCCAGGGCAAGCCCTACGTCCGGCTGGAGCCCGTCGCGCCGCGCGGCCCGGCGGTCCCTGCGGGGGCGTACGGCGAGCTCAGGCTCGGGTAG
- a CDS encoding AMP-dependent synthetase/ligase: MGTTFFQDLRAARARPDLADRVKFEFVREDGVVREVRAAPLVGALPHGSLADVPFDNAAADPDAIALRRLTAGGWEPVTAARFAEDVAGAAKGLVAAGVEPGDRVALMARTRYEWTVLDFAVWAAGGQTVPVYPTSSAEQVDWIMRDSGAVMLLAESPELAKLTAPVLDELPVPVRLSVPTVDEDLLGFLADLGHEVPAREIERRRAEVTPDSVATLVYTSGTTGRPKGCVLTHANLHAGSANLVELLQPVFVEATHQTPTTLMFLPLAHVLGRMLQLACLLGRITIGLFPSIKPDELRPELERFGPTFLVAVPYFFEKVHDTARAMAERMGRGASFVRADRIAVAYGEAEMQRLLGDGPGPDLALRAAHALYDLLVYRRVRKALGGSVRYAISGGSALDQRLAMFFFGCGIIIYQGYGLTETSAATTVTPPLDPRPGSVGRPVPGATIRIAEDGEVMLRGGSVFSGYWNNVQASQDALPGSWLATGDLGELDADGYLTVVGRKKDILITSGGKNVSPSLLEDRLRSRAPVGQCMVVGDGRHYIGALITLEPEAVEHWLAVRRRPRDTPFALLRADPELLAEVQRAVDHANEAVSRAESIRRFVLVEGEFTEDNGLLTPSLKVKRHAVATAYAREIEELYGE, translated from the coding sequence ATGGGTACCACCTTCTTCCAGGATCTGAGAGCCGCCCGCGCGCGGCCCGACCTCGCCGATCGCGTGAAGTTCGAGTTTGTCCGGGAGGACGGCGTCGTCCGGGAGGTGCGGGCCGCGCCCTTGGTCGGGGCGCTGCCGCACGGGAGCCTCGCCGACGTGCCGTTCGACAACGCCGCCGCCGACCCCGACGCGATCGCGCTCCGGCGGCTCACGGCCGGAGGCTGGGAGCCGGTCACCGCGGCGCGGTTCGCCGAAGACGTCGCCGGTGCGGCCAAGGGGTTGGTCGCCGCCGGGGTCGAACCGGGCGACCGGGTCGCCCTGATGGCGCGCACGCGCTACGAGTGGACCGTGCTCGACTTCGCCGTCTGGGCGGCGGGCGGGCAGACCGTGCCCGTCTATCCGACCAGTTCCGCCGAGCAGGTCGACTGGATCATGCGCGACTCCGGCGCGGTCATGCTGCTGGCCGAGTCCCCCGAGCTGGCGAAGCTCACCGCGCCCGTGCTGGACGAACTGCCGGTGCCGGTCCGGCTCTCGGTGCCCACCGTCGACGAGGACCTGCTCGGCTTCCTCGCCGACCTCGGGCACGAGGTGCCCGCCCGGGAGATCGAGCGCCGACGGGCCGAGGTCACCCCGGACTCCGTGGCCACGCTCGTCTACACCTCCGGAACGACCGGCCGCCCCAAAGGCTGCGTGCTCACGCACGCCAACCTGCACGCGGGATCGGCCAACCTGGTCGAGCTGCTGCAGCCGGTCTTCGTCGAGGCCACCCACCAGACGCCGACGACGCTGATGTTCCTGCCCCTGGCCCATGTTCTCGGGCGGATGCTGCAACTGGCCTGTCTGCTGGGGCGGATCACCATCGGGCTGTTTCCCAGCATCAAGCCCGACGAACTCCGGCCCGAGCTGGAGCGGTTCGGCCCCACCTTCCTCGTCGCCGTGCCGTACTTCTTCGAGAAGGTCCACGACACGGCCCGTGCCATGGCGGAGCGGATGGGCCGCGGTGCGTCCTTCGTGCGGGCCGACCGGATCGCCGTCGCCTACGGTGAGGCCGAGATGCAGCGGTTGCTCGGTGACGGGCCCGGTCCGGATCTCGCGCTGCGCGCCGCGCACGCACTGTACGACCTGCTGGTCTACCGGCGGGTGCGCAAGGCGCTCGGCGGATCGGTGCGATACGCGATCAGCGGCGGTTCGGCCCTGGATCAGCGGCTGGCGATGTTCTTCTTCGGCTGCGGCATCATCATCTACCAGGGCTACGGCCTCACCGAGACCAGCGCCGCCACCACCGTCACGCCGCCGCTCGACCCGCGCCCCGGCAGCGTCGGCCGCCCGGTGCCCGGCGCGACGATCAGGATCGCCGAGGACGGCGAGGTGATGCTGCGCGGAGGCAGCGTCTTCTCCGGCTACTGGAACAACGTGCAGGCCAGCCAGGACGCACTGCCAGGCTCCTGGCTCGCCACGGGGGATCTGGGCGAGCTCGACGCCGACGGCTACCTGACCGTCGTCGGCCGCAAGAAGGACATCCTCATCACCAGCGGCGGGAAGAACGTCTCGCCGAGTCTGCTGGAGGACCGGCTGCGCAGTCGAGCCCCGGTCGGGCAGTGCATGGTGGTGGGCGACGGCCGTCACTACATCGGCGCGCTGATCACCCTGGAGCCGGAGGCGGTCGAGCACTGGCTCGCCGTCCGCAGACGGCCCAGGGACACGCCGTTCGCCCTGCTGCGCGCCGACCCCGAACTGCTGGCCGAGGTGCAGCGGGCGGTGGACCACGCCAACGAGGCGGTGTCGCGGGCCGAGTCGATCCGGCGCTTCGTGCTCGTCGAGGGGGAGTTCACCGAGGACAACGGCCTGCTGACGCCCTCGCTCAAGGTCAAGCGCCACGCCGTCGCCACCGCCTACGCACGGGAGATCGAGGAGCTCTACGGTGAGTGA